The Xiphophorus maculatus strain JP 163 A chromosome 21, X_maculatus-5.0-male, whole genome shotgun sequence genome window below encodes:
- the LOC102220065 gene encoding structural maintenance of chromosomes flexible hinge domain-containing protein 1-like — translation MINVYNYLPKYQQGLKKTLKLGLDLDDFLRLVHREFGLPPWQNFCLVTTDRTVVDHVKFKELQDNSTLYLLQSEDQDLPVAAEEVINFVPHYNTLIESGTFEYFAEGQKSLPCSLAELVDNSLSATAKNTGVRTIEIRLLFDKTFGKPAVVVLDNGCGMTSKQLNNWAVYRLSKFTRENSAFESEREDYTRPDPVPRSLNSDISYFGVGGKQAAFHIGNSVRMISKPRNSPDVHELVLSKDEFEKKEKNKEDVYQGTILNRKPGDFSHITHEECFLQDIIKEETRKESFTAVVITGVCHDHINYLKDDFHEWTRQLAHIYHYYIHGVNGNHKMDQSQKSDVSPNIDIVVTLREKPPKGLRQKNLKEVQDDLQTLYINSAVDTFEFKASTPDGGILDGILRYHPFLYDKETYPKDLNALQAPVEEDDDENQSGTMNRARGKRDIFECFWNGRLIPYTTVSEFDWCRRPNKSTLPLECFSRFSGVLFTNDKFRVNASKQKFMDLELKLRHKDNLFTPVFNIQKSSKNRNIQKEFIQWLEKCHSQFDKQVKFLGYETTVKRPDVSIKKSQYPWAVFSTIELDGKIYKAGDLVKSQKTQPIYYGKVNKFFLYGDHDGDVFATGGEVKITRVPEALYDNYTRIIPISKIDRSATIESIKKYIETDIDKLPAKLGVTWPEGNPLPQNAIIPAGTPLGPLAVEILNRNEKSISSRINTGGQGGGIRLNVGLRIFFHGPKEVKQPKEICYFSAQYVPTHGHWFKKNESLVNLGKYTLTLKAELSDNNSKTSYGGKELPSYEHKFTVKEGNAENFTIGPLNPTLRIGVPFSIPMQMTDSYGHPTKPPPNLKPVLECSDLEVSFETMGASGNSFTIKGVKIIGKVQNYQQSRNFDLKVTLPGLKKQTQTIKINPFPGNPHSLLVKPEVKPVKVENGNPVSFTVEVHDEAGNITANSKQIVRCQISELKLAVIDCSSTGTGQIVTEPINLKIVNGEPQMLQAKFDMPSQKHVVAITTELKVMPSCRVSRMELFCEGEERLELKYKEKIQWQAGGMLENLLFKLYDESGQEVKVTPKIAFNIKVNWTGDIDQKALMMGRLPDIQVPTKVQEERFHQVSYRDHSVSFSFTIVPCPDEPARLKATVPENPVKLGETVTEPIKLQLVDRYDNVTNSLTSDCVRSMAVEAEGLDKSNIAFIWEESISSVAVSGIRFNSGPLGTREVCFSYGDYTEHINFKVTAGIPSKLKLLSGPEMPLQFLNGTGISTPFVVQLCDEWGNPSPDQRVVVETRASPSTVKVTTSVTSQPVDAEGKAAFTVVNVKGLKGYYQLEFVGCFNRKPIPGPHVNFNINPDPNKPVTLSVNYDTSARFLAGDTFPVFSVAVVSDAGSAMTAFKSADLSMWYWRGESLPRPESAIMLKCSKPMENENKCCYYFRDKKIPQSVGMYTIQFSLRIEKTEVLFSNQINVNVVANQPFKLGPECQPQTPVVSYSRDIANRTLVENMTLKIMDQYGNPTGQNLKGKVLVSIKCPDGEQSRNLPLLEEVSTFQINLKDGSIHIKRLAIRENSPGENGRRYILIFKPEVAMPPTSLSPFELPFHFYNDSENQRKVSELTKKKDELTVNYEKVNQKCSSLARLRELLTKNVLDANKKEETLKKVLEESKIKVLQLSSIQNIDSLLREKTAEKETIESTRRRVFPLSNRSGPDILGKVGHLAHISDEDASWVISWHLSSEMDCVITKTTAEAQRIFRNEHGRQQVMALDSIYVQPGSRPLPHIKQGRELFSPVGNPLYARNLLIYTTEEESCELVFKNILGNTILMDDIESATNYRKAVIQNKNYCPTILTRDGNRLHSSGKFGGAQNKAPPRDIVKKFGAPLPQSYYTLQKEIELLIQYRSTLEKKKVEEDKRNITIQKLCEIQQEMEKTKKELEEIERQLASVRSGKRGPKDISEPSGLMIKRPRQRSRDTPERF, via the exons GAATTTGGTCTTCCTCCATGgcaaaacttttgtttggtaACAACAGACAGaacagttgttgatcatgtcaAATTTA AGGAGCTTCAGGATAACAGCACCCTCTACTTGTTGCAAAGCGAGGACCAAGACCTTCCAGTGGCAGCTGAGGAGGTCATCAACTTTGTTCCTCATTACAACACGCTAATCGAGAGCGGAACATTTGAATACTTTGCCGAGGGCCAGAAATCACTGC CCTGCTCTCTTGCTGAGCTGGTGGACAACTCTCTTTCGGCTACAGCTAAGAACACAGGAGTCAGGACGATAGAGATCCGGCTG ctttttgacaaaacatttgGGAAGCCTGCTGTTGTGGTGTTGGACAATGGATGCGGGATGACCTCCAAGCAGCTCAATAACTGGGCTGTTTACAGACTCTCTAAGTTCACAAGGGAAAACAGCgcatttgaaag TGAAAGAGAAGATTATACTCGTCCCGATCCTGTACCTCGCAGTCTCAACAGTGATATATCCTACTTTGGAGTTGGGGGCAAACAAGCAGCGTTCCACATTGGAAACTCAGTCAGA ATGATCAGCAAACCAAGAAACTCTCCAGATGTTCATGAGCTGGTTCTATCAAAGGAcgaatttgagaaaaaagagaagaacaaaGAGGATGTTTACCAAGGAACCATCTTAAACAGGAAG CCTGGTGACTTCTCGCACATAACACACGAGGAGTGCTTCCTTCAGGACATCATCAAGGAGGAAACCAGGAAGGAAAGCTTCACTGCTGTTGTTATAACAGGAGTCTGTCATGATCACATCAACTATCTAAAAGATGATTTTCACGAGTGGACCAGACAGCTAGC gcacatttatcattattacaTTCATGGAGTCAACGGAAACCACAAAATGGACCAGTCTCAAAAATCAGACGTCAGTCCAAATATTGATATTGTG GTAACCTTGCGGGAGAAACCGCCTAAAGGTTTGCGTCAGAAGAATCTCAAAGAAGTGCAGGATGACTTGCAGACCCTGTACATAAACTCAGCTGTAGACACATTTGAGTTCAAGGCCTCCACTCCCGACGGTGGCATCTTGGACGGAATCCTGAGATATCATCCATTTCTTTACGACAAGGAGACCTACCCCAAAGATCTGAATGCTCTACAAG CACCTGttgaggaagatgatgatgagAATCAGTCTGGAACCATGAATCGGGCCAGAGGGAAGAGGGATATCTTTGAGTGTTTCTGGAATGGACGACTCATCCCTTACACCACAGTTTCTGA gTTCGATTGGTGCCGTCGGCCCAATAAAAGTACATTGCCCCTGGAGTGTTTCAGCCGCTTCTCTGGGGTGCTTTTCACCAACGACAAATTCCGGGTCAATGCCAGCAAACAGAAGTTTATGGACTTGGAGCTGAAACTGAGGCACAAGGATAATCTTTTTACCCCTGTTTTTAACATTCAG AAATCCTCAAAAAATCGAAACATCCAGAAAGAGTTCATCCAGTGGCTTGAAAAATGTCACAGTCAGTTTGATAAGCAGGTAAAGTTCCTTGGCTATGAAACGACTGTGAAACGACCCGATGTGTCCATTAAGAAGTCGCAGTATCCCTGGGCGGTGTTCTCCACTATTGAATTAGATGGCAAAATATACAAAGCAGGGGATCTT GTGAAATCTCAGAAAACTCAGCCGATTTATTACGGCAAAGTGAATAAATTTTTCCTGTATGGAGATCATGACGGAGATGTGTTTGCCACTGGTGGAGAAGTGAAAATTACTCGT GTGCCAGAGGCGCTTTATGACAATTACACCAGGATTATACCCATCTCCAAGATTGACCGGTCTGCTACAATCGAAAGCATTAAGAAATACATCGAGACCGACATTGACAA GTTGCCAGCAAAGCTGGGCGTCACATGGCCTGAAGGGAATCCTTTGCCACAAAATGCTATTATTCCTGCTGGGACTCCTCTAG GGCCCTTAGCTGTGGAAATTCTTAACAGAAATGAGAAATCGATCTCATCCAGGATTAATACAGGGGGTCAAGGCGGAGGGATAAGACTGAATGTTGGACTCAGAATATTCTTTCATG GTCCCAAAGAAGTCAAACAACCCAAAGAGATTTGTTATTTCAGTGCCCAATATGTACCTACCCATGGACACTGGTTCaaaaaaaatg AATCCCTGGTCAATCTGGGGAAGTACACTCTGACTCTAAAAGCTGAGTTAAGTGACAACAACTCCAAGACGTCCTATGGCGGCAAAGAGCTTCCGAGCTACGAGCACAAGTTCACAGTCAAAG aGGGAAATGCAGAGAACTTTACTATTGGTCCACTGAACCCCACTCTGCGCATCGGAGTGCCGTTCAGTATTCCCATGCAGATGACCGATTCTTATGGCCACCCCACAAAACCTCCTCCAAATCTCAAGCCTGTTCTTGAATGCAG TGATCTGGAAGTGAGTTTTGAGACAATGGGCGCCAGTGGGAACAGCTTTACCATCAAAGGTGTCAAAATCATAGGGAAAGTCCAGAATTACCAACAGTCCAGG aacttTGATCTGAAAGTGACACTGCCAgggttgaaaaaacaaacacagactaTCAAGATCAATCCCTTTCCTG GCAATCCACATTCCCTTCTTGTGAAACCGGAAGTAAAACCAGTGAAAGTGGAAAATGGAAACCCAGTTAGTTTTACTGTCGAAGTTCACGATGAGGCTGGAAACATCACAGCCAACTCTAAACAGATAGTTCGCTGCCAG atttcaGAGCTTAAGTTGGCAGTGATAGACTGCAGCAGCACAGGAACCGGCCAGATTGTGACAGAGCCTATAAACCTGAAAATTGTCAATGGAGAGCCACAAATGCTGCAAGCTAAATTTGACATGCCT AGTCAGAAACATGTTGTAGCCATCACAACAGAGCTGAAGGTAATGCCAAGCTGTCGCGTGTCCCGGATGGAGCTTTTCTGTGAGGGAGAGGAAAGGCTGGAGCTGAAGTACAAGGAAAAGATACAGTGGCAAGCTGGAGGGATGCTGGAAAACCTCCTTTTTAAGCTCTATGATGAGTCTGGCCAGGAGGTGAAGGTCACACCTAAAATAGCCTTCAACATCAAG GTTAACTGGACAGGAGACATTGATCAGAAGGCTTTGATGATGGGAAGGCTGCCAGACATTCAGGTTCCCACAAAAGTCCAGGAAGAGCGATTCCACCAGGTCTCCTACCGGGACCACAGTGTGTCTTTCAGCTTTACCATTGT GCCTTGCCCAGATGAACCAGCGCGACTGAAGGCAACTGTTCCTGAGAACCCGGTGAAACTCGGTGAAACTGTCACTGAACCCATAA AGTTGCAGCTTGTGGACCGGTACGACAATGTCACCAATAGCCTGACCTCTGACTGTGTGAGGTCAATGGCTGTGGAAGCTGAGGGTCTCGATAAATCGAACATTGCATTCATATGGGAG GAGAGCATCAGTTCTGTTGCAGTCTCTGGAATTCGTTTCAACTCAGGGCCTCTGGGGACCAGAGAAGTTTGCTTCAGCTACGGCGACTACACAGAACATATCAACTTTAAAGTGACGGCCGGAATCCCCTCCAAGCTTAAACTCCTCAGTGGGCCTGAGAtg CCTTTGCAGTTTTTGAATGGTACAGGTATTTCCACGCCATTCGTTGTGCAGTTGTGTGATGAGTGGGGAAACCCTTCCCCAGACCAGAGAGTGGTGGTGGAGACAAGAGCTTCACCCTCAACAGTAAAG GTGACGACATCTGTCACTTCTCAACCTGTGGATGCAGAAGGAAAAGCAGCTTTTACAGTTGTTAATGTGAAAGGGTTAAA GGGATACTATCAACTTGAATTTGTAGGGTGCTTTAACAGGAAACCCATCCCTGGTCCACATGTGAACTTCAATATCAACCCTGATCCCAACAAACCCGTCACACTTTCTGTAAACTACGACACCAGTGCCAGGTTTCTAGCTGGAGACACATTCCCTG ttttttctgtggCCGTGGTGTCTGATGCAGGGAGTGCGATGACAGCTTTTAAGTCTGCCGATTTGTCCATGTGGTATTGGAGGGGAGAGTCATTGCCACGTCCAGAATCA GCCATTATGCTGAAGTGCAGTAAACCGATGGAGAATGAGAACAAATGCTGTTATTACTTTAG agataaaaaaatcccacaaagtGTTGGGATGTACACCATACAATTCTCCCTGCGGATTGAAAAAACAGAAGTCTTGTTCAGTAATCAG ATCAACGTAAATGTAGTGGCCAATCAACCCTTCAAGCTAGGACCTGAATGTCAGCCACAAACCCCAGTTGTTTCCTACAGCAGAGACATCGCCAACCGAACTTTAGTTGAGAACATGACTCTGAAGATTATG GATCAGTATGGTAATCCAACTGGGCAGAACCTGAAAGGCAAGGTGTTGGTCTCCATAAAGTGTCCTGATGGGGAGCAAAGCAGAAACCTCCCTCTGCTTGAAGAGGTCAGCACTTTTCAAATAAACCTAAAAGATGGAAGCATCCACATCAAA AGGCTGGCGATCAGGGAGAACAGTCCTGGAGAGAACGGACGAAGATACATTCTCATTTTCAAACCAGAAGTGGCGATGCCTCCAACATCTCTGAGTCCTTTTGAACTTCCCTTCCATTTTTACAACG acTCTGAAAACCAACGAAAAGTGTCTGAACTGACGAAGAAGAAGGATGAGCTGACCGTTAATTATGAGAAAGTCAACCAAAAATGTTCCTCGCTTGCCAGACTTCGTGAATTGCTTACTA AAAACGTCCTGGATGCcaacaaaaaagaggaaaccCTCAAAAAAGTGCTGGAAGaaagcaaaattaaagttttacaaCTTTCATCT ATCCAAAATATTGACAGCTTACTCCGAGAAAAGACAGCTGAAAAGGAAACGATAGAGAGTACTCGCAGGAGAGTGTTTCCTCTGTCTAACCGCAGTGGACCAGATATCCTTGGGAAG GTTGGCCACCTTGCACATATTAGCGATGAGGACGCTTCCTGGGTCATCTCTTGGCACCTGTCTTCAGAAATGGACTGCGTCATCACCAAGACGACAGCAGAAGCTCAGAGGATCTTCCGTAACGAACATGGCAGGCAGCAGGTCATGGCCCTCGACAGCATTTATGTGCAACCAGGAAGCAG ACCTCTACCTCACATAAAACAAGGTCGTGAACTGTTCAGTCCAGTTGGGAACCCGCTCTACGCGAGGAACTTGCTGATTTATACCACTGAAGAGGAGAGCTGTGAGCTTG TGTTTAAAAATATCCTCGGTAACACTATTCTCATGGATGACATAGAGTCTGCCACCAATTACAGGAAGGCG GTTATTCAGAACAAGAACTATTGTCCCACCATATTGACCCGGGACGGGAACAGGCTCCACTCCAGTGGCAAGTTCGGGGGCGCACAGAATAAAGCACCACCAAGGGACATAGTGAAGAAGTTTGGAGCCCCTCTACCTCAAAGCTATTACACACTGCAGAAGGAGATAG AGTTGCTCATTCAATATCGTTCAactttggagaagaaaaaagtcGAGGAAGATAAGCGTAATATTACGATACAGAAGCTTTGTGAAATTCAAcaagaaatggagaaaactaAGAAGGAGCTTGAGGAGATTGAAAGGCAGCTTG CATCAGTGAGATCAGGGAAACGAGGACCTAAAGACATTTCAGAGCCTTCTGGCCTCATGATAAAACGCCCAAGACAAAGATCCAGGGATACGCCAGAGAGGTTTTAG